Sequence from the Saccopteryx bilineata isolate mSacBil1 chromosome 6, mSacBil1_pri_phased_curated, whole genome shotgun sequence genome:
CTTCTGCCCTGACCTCGCTCTGAGTAACAGAACCAACGTCCCGCTCCCAGGTTCTGGAGAACAGACCTCGGGCAGGTCAGAACCTTTGGAAAAAACTAACTTTGCCCTTCAAACCGGGATCTCTTGAGCCACAAACACCATCGATAAAGGTTCTCAGTCGTAGTCAGGTCAGGAGAAAAGGGCACCACCTGCATTTCTGAGAAACGCGTTGGGGAGGCACAGACATTACCAATGTGGGGAACACTTGTCTCAAATGTCCACGGCGTGTCCTTCCACGGCCTTCGCCCTGCCTGGGGCAATGGGACAGGCAGCGCCTGTGGCTTCATAAAGGGGCAGCTTCAGCAGGAGCGGAGGGAAGGTGCCTGGACCTTTGGCGAGTCAGTAGGGACAGAACAGACCACTGCTCaccaggaagggggggaggggagactctGAGAGGACAGCGTGAGGGTGTTTGGGGTGATGGAACTACTCTACATCCCGACTATGATGGCGGGGATAAAACCACAcgtgcattaaatttatagaactACACTCCAGAGGACAAAAAGCCAATTTTACTGtgggcttgtttgtttgtttttgtttgtttgtttgtttgtttgtttttgtatttttctgaagctggaaacggggagagacagtcagacagacttccgcatgcgcccgaccgggatccacctggcacgcccaccagggggcgatgctctgcccctctggggcgttgctctgccacgaccagagccactctagcgcctgaggcagaggccaaggagccatccccagcgcccgggccatctttgctccaatggagccttggctgcgggaggggaagagagagacagagaggaaggagggggggtggagaagcaaatgggcacctctcctatgtgccctggccgggaatcgaaccagggtcccccccacgccaggctgactctccaccactgagccaaccgtccagggcacttgtttgttttttaagactggatttttggggtttttttatttcaaaacccAGGGCATAGGCAGGATACGTCAAGAGTAtcacatatacaatgaaataaagcaaCGTTTCCTGCCCTGAGACTAGAAAATTCCCCACGTCAGGTTGATGGGATGTGAGAGTCCAAGAGAAGCTGAGGAGAACACGGTTCTGGTGGGTTCTGGAAAGTGTCCTGCGCTCTGGCTACTCCCCAGGCAAAACTTGTCATAGGACAACAGATGGCACAGTTGATAACGCAGGATTCGAGAACAGAGGGCATCTGTGCCCGTGTCCCCTTCCAGAGCCCAGGAGAGAGGTCCACACCCCGGGGAAGGAAGTTTAACTGGAGGGTCTGGGTGGGTCCGAGCAGATGGGCTGGGGTAGCCCCCATGGTCCTGCTTGAGATCAAGGAGTTGAGTCACAGCAGACCAATTTGGGGTGTCTAACAAGGAAGTAAGAAGTGACTGGTAAATCCTAAGGGCCTTTCGGACTGGAGCGACTCCCAGCCTCTCGGCAGTCTAGAGGCCGACAGCTTGTGAGCGTCTTGGTATTTCTAGTGAAAACAGGGACAGGACAGCCTCCTCCAGATGCTGTGGCACACAGGAAGCCCCTGGAACAAAAATGCAACCCCGGGGCGAAGTGGAGACGTTTCCATCACCCAGCAAATGGCATTTGGAATGGTAACTAAACTACAGATCCATTAGGAAGAAAACTGCCCAGACACATGAGTTTCTGAACTAAGCTTCTCCCAGCTCTCCAGACACGACCCGCCACTACCGTCGTTTTAAAGAGGAGGACACTGAAGTTCAAGGCATTACGGcgacttgtccagggtcacaggATTTGAACCAGGGCACTCTGCGTCCACATCCGTCCCCTCTGTCCGCCAGCAGGCCTGTGCAGACTCCTGTCTTCAAACCAAGGACATTGCCTGTCCGGTCATTGACTGTACAAGCTTGAAGCCGTCCCTTGACGtgtctgcctcagttttcccgCAAAGATAGTAGCAGCCTGGCCCAACCCATACGAGTTACACCAAGATAACAAAAAATGGGACCCCTCTGAGAATGATTGATGACATGCAAGCTCTGGGAAGATTCTAGCAAGTGCTTGAATGGGTAATTGAGTTGAAAGCCATGGCCCTGGCCCCTTGGGGGCATCGCCGGACTCTCACAGGAAGTAGGAGCCCTTTCAGGGAAGGCCTGGCATCAGGGAAAGCAGCGTGGCTCACTGATGACAAGGGTGACAAGCCACAGGGGCAAGTCCTGAATCCATTACTCATTCGCTGTGTGTCCCTGGGAAGTAGTCACCCTCCCTGAACCTTGGTCTCCTTATCTGCCATTTGAATGAAAACAATGCCAACCACTCCTGAGGAAGACGAGGTTCGAGGAAGGagagcccctccccctgcccggcACACGTAcaaggtgttcaataaatgtgcgtttcctcctttctttctgttgctTATAGGTGTTGGGGTTTGCAGAGCGACATCTGCTCCCCACTGGTCTAAGACCTAGATTGCTCCATGCCTCAGTCTTTCCATCTGCAAAATAGACTCCAGGGGCCCGAgttgtggggacaaatgccttaTTACTTCAtttgaggaagggaagaagaaagggtaCAGGTAGAACCCAGGATGTCACAGCATCCCCCGGGCCTGAGAACCTGGCAGGAGTTTCCCGGAACAGGGAAGCGAAATGTCAGGCCAGCAGGAAATTCACAGATGCGGGAAAAATCAGAAGATACACGTCAGGTGAATGTACAGCACGGTGATTCAGAGAAGGGCTAGAGTGTGAATGGCTCAGGCCCACATCCACCACGCAACTCTTCGTATGTCCTCTCCCacgctgagcctcagtttcccctgtgGAAAGTGGGAGCACTCGCTCCCACCTCACGCAGGGCTGCGAGGATTCCTGAGATGCTGCCTGTGAGGAACACGCGGTCCCGGCGGGCAGAGAGGGTTCCGTGTTATCCGTTGACACTGTTCGTATTGTTACCAGCATCCAATGAGCAGTGCCCCTCACTCTGCCAGGTCCTCTCCGTGTCTTTGGGGGCACGTATCCCCACggggcctcggtttcctcctcTGCAAAGCAGGAGCCGCGACCCCTCCTTCCCAGGGTTCCCGTAAGACTAGACGGCCCCGGATAAAGGGAAATCAGAGGCACCTTGACTCTCTTTGTCACTTGGGGAGCAAGAGTCCTCTAATtggagaaaaagaactgaacCAGGCATGCGATTGTGGATTCAGGCCGGCATCCACAAACCTCCTAAAAGTCACctaattttatgcattttgatGCATGTTTCTGGGACAAGGGTCCTTAGCTCCAGGTGTCTGCCTCTCCGCGTGTTTCAAGCttgacaccccccaccccggtccACTTCTGACCATCTTACCATGCCCGCGCGTCCCCGGCCTCAGCCCCACTCATGAAAACCACGTGAAGTCTTGAGTAACATCCCTGTCTCAGGTTTTCCTCTGTTTAATTTGTCGATCAAATGGCTTAACTGTTCCACCTACTAATATGATTGGCAATTATTTACTTTGGAGATCCCTGAAAGGCATCACCAGATTGCGGAATTCTCAATTCTCCCAAATCCCACCACCCTGCTGCGCGTTTCCTTATCCCCACGCTATAAAAGAGGCCGCCTCCCTTGGCAGAAGCGAgctggagaggggagaggtgacCAGGACAGCCGCCAGGACCTCTGCGAAGCCCAGGTGAGGCCTGCGCATTCTGCTCCCGCTCTGCGGCTCTGGCAGGGGCGGCAGGGGTGCCAGGCTCCTTGCTGGCTGACTAGGCTTTAGGATCACTCAtggagcagggtggggggggcTTCTAAAAGAAACAGCGCTGGCCATTTTCAGGGGCATGGGGCGGCCATTCACTCTGCTTCCCTAACAGAGCGGTAATGTCCGTATAGAAGCGTTGGACTGTAGATATGGAGAAGAGGGAGTGTGATGGCGATGGCCAGCACGTGGCTAGAGGTGCGCATGCCACTGGAATTCTCCCGTGGGCACGCGCTTTGTGCCCTGTGTCAAAATCTCCATGGCATAACTTTCAGCTTGAGGCTGCCATGGTGGATTCAGGCCATTGTCCACAAACCCCCTAAGAGCCACCCGATTTCATGCATTTTGATGCATGTTTCTAGAACTAAGGTCCTTAGCTTCCAGTGGATTCATACAAGGTCTGTTTCTCAGAAGAGATTCAGAGGACCCGATCCCCAGAGAGGCCACCACTGGCTCTTTGGATCAAAAAGCCCTTTCAGTTTCAATCGGCTACATCACAGATGATCCCTTGATGAAATTTTGACCCAGATTGCCAGGCGCCTCCAAAGTGTAGGTACCAGCTCCGGCTCTGGACACCTTTCCTGGTTGCCAAGTAAGCCTagggggagggtggggacagCTGGGAGGAGACAGATACAAAAGGCAGCCAAGTTCAGAGACCTACTTCCGACCACAGCTCTGCCATCGatttgctgtgtgatcttgagaaGTTTACTACCCTTCTCTGGTCCCCTGATTCTCCTTGTGTGATGAAGATTTTGAATGGCCTAGGATTTCCCCAGCACTGATCTGGATAAGACGGTGTCTATGACCACATAGTCTCTGATAGTCTGACTTGCACAGGCTGGACCAGGACCAAAAAACTGTTCAGTTTCTCAGCCACTGGGCATGTTTAGGTCTTTATTTGCTCTGTCTCAAGAGCAGGGACTAGGGGCACTGAGGTAAGCCATCGCAAGCAAGTCCCATTAGAGAGTGGGTCTGACGGTCACTTAATTTTAACAGAAGCCTCTATGTCAGACTGGCTTCAAATCTTATCCCCATGTGTACTTGTGACCTTGGGGGAAGTTACCTACACTCATGAGACCCAATTTCCTCGCCTGGGCAATGCAGAGGATTAGCGCCCAATCTTAGAGCGTGGTGAAGACGAAATCAGTCCGCGCATGCGCCGAGCGCAGCTGAGGCCAGGCACGGACGCGATACTGAGCAGTGTCAGCTACGGCTCTTCTCTCCCCGGCGCTCCGGGGACCGGGGGCAGGCGGTGGTTGCATTTCTCTCTGGTATACGTGCTGCTTTGTTCCTTGTCATTCTGTCCACAGACACCAAGAGAGAAGATGTTTCAAATCAGGGGCCTCATTGTCTTCTGTGGGCTGCTGACCCAGACCACCGCCCAGCTGCAAGGGCTGCCCTTGGGTCTGGATCCAGTCCTACCTTTAGTTTCAGGGCCCACAGATCTTGCTGGAAGCTTGACAGGTGGTAAGTGAGCATCTGTGACAAGCCTCtccagggctgtgtgtgtgtctgaccaTCTGGTGGGGGGAGAGGCCGGGTGATCGGGGAGAGGGGCTGAGGGGCCGACATGGTCACACCTGACCGCTGAGAACtcctctccgcgtttccagccCTCAGCAATGGCCTGCTCTCCGGAGGTCTGCTGGATAATCTCAGAAATCTTCCACTCTTGAACATCCTGAACTTGGGAAGGGACAATTCAGGTGGCCTGGTTGGAGGCCTGCTTGGGAGACTGACATCCCAGCTCTCTTTCCTGAAAAACATCGTCGAGTGAGTAGCCCTAACGTGGGGCCTTGGTGTCCCCCGGAAGACTCCCGCTGGAGATCTGGTCACCCCAGGCAGCGGCCGGAAGGAGGGAGAGATCTGGTCTCCGCAGGAGACTGGAACTCAGTCTGAGCCCCTCCTTACGGATGGTCCGTCAGGGAACACCCACCCTCTTCCTCATGAACCAGCCACTCTCATTTACTTCATTCTCCTTTACTTCATTCCACAGTCAAGGTTTTCCTCACTAAACGTGGTAATTTGGACACATCTGTGGAGTCCCGTTAGCACACAAGTGGCCTTTGATGTCAGCAGGAGAGTGTAAACTACTGTCCTCAATCACACCGTCATTGCGGTGCCCACGGAGTGATCTAATATGGTGTTTCCCACGAAACATCTGAGAGCCGCTAAGCGAGAAGGAATAATGGGAAGCTTGATGCAGTGGGCTGGCCAACCTGAGTCTCGACAGGGCCAGGTCACAGCCGTTTCCAAGACTCCTGCCCACCCAGCTGCTTGCCCCTGACTTAAAGACAGATAGATAACCTTCGTTTGACTTCCAAATGTCCCCCTGGCTTTCTCAGCCCCATCAGTTTCTCTGTTTATGAAGTAAAGCCCTGGTACCCACAGGGAAGACTTGCTGGGAGGACTGGCCAGGATGTGACAACCTGGCACAATGGCTGGCCCAGAAGGGTGTCCTTCCACCCCCCATCCACACtccctgactccctgcttcttGGTCTCCTGGGTAAACATTGTTGATTAACCCTGCCATTGAAAGTCACGGCTGGATGAGTGATTCCTACCCATGAACGTTTGTTAAGAACTTACTCTACTTGCCTCATAcatcatccactcatctacttacccatccatccatctatccatccatccatccatccatccatccatcagtccatccttccttccatctaaCCTCTTACTCTTCCACACATCTGCTCACCTAATCACCTACTCACCTGCTCATCAGCCCATAAAGTCAACCAATATGGAGTagcccttttctttttaaggctttGGGCTGGCACACAGAATGCAAATGCAATCTAGACAGAATACAAATCTAATTCAGTCTGTATCCCAGAATGCCTCAGAGACTGGAGTGGAGGAGAAGGCCACAGGTGTGTCAGGCTCCGGCCGAGTGCGGAGGTTGAGGAAGACTGATTCCACTCAGAACCCATGTGGTTTTTGCTGCAACACTGCCCTCCcatctcccccaaccccacctcaTGGGGAGTTCCACCTTTGAGAATGGGTACCATTGGGCTAAAAGTGGTTTCTAGGTTTGGGCTTGAGGAATTATCGTTTCCATCTTCACCTCCCGGGCAGTGTGCAGATCCGGAGTCCCCAGCTGCTGGAACTTGGCCTCGTGCAGAGTCCTGATGGCCATCGTCTGTATGTCAACATCCCTCTGGACTTGGGCCTCGATGTAAAAACGTGAGTGGGCCCCAGGGCGGGGTGGGAGGGAGGCCAACCAAAGGAGACCCTCACGGCCATGGGTAGTCAAAAGGGGGCATTGGAGTCTAACAGACATGAGCTTCCAAGTTCAGTGTGTTCGCTGCTATGCCCAGAGACCTGGAGTCACTCAGGAAACTCACCTGACCTCTTTGAGCCCTGGCTTCCCCTACTAGGAAAGGACATGAGTAGAGCTATGGGCAAGATGGGTTGAGGCAATGCTAGCATTCCTGGCAAGGAGAAAAGCCTCCTCTTCCTGGCACGTGTGGGGGCACTATCTCCTCTGCAGGTCCTTAGTCACCAGTCTGTTAAAGTTGGATGTGAAGTTAAACATCACTGCAGAAATCGTAGCTGTCAGAAATGAAAACGGGAGAATCCACTTGATCCTTGGCGACTGCACTCACCCCCCTGGCAACATAAAAATCATCGTGCTTGATGGGTAAGGCCAGAGGGGTGGCTTCACCAGTCCAGAGGAAATGAAATAGAATGACGGTTGGAAAGATAGAACAATGGGAgaatggatgagtgggtggatggaaggGTGGAAAGATGAAAGGATGAGAAGATTGATAGGAGGGAGggaaatggatgaatggatgaatggatggatggatggatgagtaaaTGGATGGGTAAATACTGACTTATTCCTTCTTAAACTGGGCTGACCAATTTTGCACTGGTTCAGGCAACAAGAGATCTGAGTTCAAGCTCCATCTACCAGAGGGCGTGGGGAGTGGTGGAGGGCTtcctatgtgaccttggacagtaCTTCCCCAAGCTGTAATATGGACCTGTGTTGAGGTTGTTGATTGATAACCCCCGGTAAGACAGTAGGTGTGAATGTGTTTTGTCCTAGTCAGGGGTAAAATAGTGACAGAGCCTAGCTGGGTTACTTATTTTAGTTACCTGTCCCCAGACTGGTCACGCACGATGGACAGGAGTCGTCCCCACCCTAGCTAACCTTTACTGAACATGCTCACTATGCTTCACGTGTCCCCTCTCCCGGAATCCTCATGACCCCTACACACTCAGCACTGCTCATCCATCTGTGGGGTCCGCAAAGTCTCAGGGgatgcctactgtgtgctggaaCTCTGCATTTGTCCTGCGTGTCCCACGGTGTGCGTGGCTGTGTAGGGTGTCACTCCCTTGGACTCGGCCCCTTGGCGCTCACCTGCCTGTGGGTGTGGATGGGCAGGGCTCTGCTTCAGCCACTAGTGCTGAGACCGTGAGGCCCCAAGGGCCCCTGCAGGCTGCTCCACAGGCCTGAGCCCCTGCACCACCCCGTGGCTTTTCTCTTTCAGGGTTGGCCTCCTCCCCGTTCAACTCCTTCTGGATAACCTCACCCCGTTCTTGCATATCACCCTTCCTGGCCTGGTACAGAGAATCGTAAGTGGGTAAAATTGGGGGCAGTCTTAGAGCAATTTGGGCTGAAAGAGGCCCCTGGAATGAGCTTTTCTGAGCCTCCCAGTTTGATGAGTAAATTCTGTCCAAATCTATTTGTCCATTGACCCATCTTTCCATGGTCCTTTTTTCCATCCTTCAATTGCATTGACTGGTTCTTGCTCTGGGCCAGGCCCTGAGCATGTCCACACTACAGCTGAACTGCCCCGGCCCGGCCCAGAGGAGCTAGCTCCCAGTCCACCCCTCCAAGGGCTGCAGACCGCACTCTCCCTGCCTGTGATCGGTGCCTCTTCTCACCAGAAGGTCACCCCTCCCAGGCAGCCCACCTTATTAGAAACAGACACCACGTCCCAGAGGGAACGCTGGCTCGCTGTGTGACTGGGCACATCGCACACGTGCCCTCGGGGCCTCTTCTGCCCAGTGGCAGTGTGAGCTCTTCCCTGGAAGAATGCTTAGAAACAAGCGCTCTCAGGCACAGAGAAACGACAGAAAATCTCCCCCAGAGACTTCATCCGACAACGACGCTGCCCCCCAAGGCCTCCCCTCAGGTACCACTTCGTCTAACGCCCCTCTCTGCCTCTGGACCAGGTGTGCCCTCTGCTCAACAACGTTCTTGGAAGCTTGGACATGACCCTGGTGCATGACACTGCCGGTCAGTATCTGCTTCCAAGGCCTCTCTCCCCTCTGCAGGGCGGGCCGCCCCGAGGAGCTCTGTCTCTGCGCCCCGCGGGACAGATCGGTCCTCCTGCCGCAGCACTCTCCGTTTCGGGTTTCTTTTTGCCTTGAATTATCCAGATAATGTGGAGGGAGATAGAGAGCCTGTCTCCCCCTCACCAGCCCGACACCGAGAACAGCTGGGCTGGTTGGTGGAAGAAGGCATCGGCCCCACCAAGCCCGGCCTGAGAGGGGGCCGGACCCCCAGAGTTCACACTCCCTTAAGGAGGGGTGTGCAATAGCCCAGACTCCTTCACTGAGACCATCACTCAGATCAGCCGCGGTGGCTTTTTCATTTTCCAGACCAACTGATCCATGGGCTGCAATTCGTCATCAAGGTCTAAGCCTTCCTGAAGGGACCCGGCCTCTGCTGAGCTAGTGAGTGCTGTTCCCAGATCCCCCGGATCAATCGGGAAGCTACTGCTCTTCCCCTGGTAGGGGTGGCAGGGGGCTATGACAGTCAcatctgaagagaaagaaaaacagccacATCGACAAGCCCAGTTGTGCACAGGGAAGTCCACAGAAACACTGACAGAGGTGGAGAGACACAGGCAATGATACAACACGGTcacaaacagaaacacacatggTCATGGGTGCACGCACACAGACACGCGCACACAAGCACATGTGCGTGCACACCCAAACACATGGTCATTCGGACACACATACAGAGACACTCACTTTCCCGACAGCACActcacacatacgcacacacatgCCAACTCGCCAGACACAAGTGCCTGtgaatacacagacacacactcacttGAACACATGCACAAGGGGCCCCTGGATCCCACGCCTGGGTTCCCGTTATGGCTGAGACAAAACCCCTAACCCCAGCGTCtcagcctcctcccctctctctagagcagcggttctcaacctgtgggtcgcgaccccggcagggtcacctaaagccatcagaaaatacataatgcatatcaggtatttacattccaaagcataactgtagcaaaattacagttaagaagtagccaccaaaattattttttagtttggggtcaccgcaacatgaggaactgtattgcggggtcacggcattagaaaggttgagaaccactgctctagagggttTGACGATGAGCCAACAGCAACAAGAGTCAGGGACCTCCCGTCCCCATTCTGATCGGAGTTGTCTCCCAACAGATTCATTTTCTGCTGCTCGGCCCACTCCTTGCCCAGCACCTGAGAACACGCAGAAGGCTGCCCATGTCCTGGACAGTGTTTGGGAACCAGAGTATCCTTCTCTCCAAGGAAACGGCTTCCCCTTTCCCCACCAGGCCGGTGTTACCTTCCATGTTCCTCGGCAAATAAAACTGCTCTCCGTCTGCACAGGGGgccttgtcattcttttttttttttttttttaagattttatttattcattatagagagaagagatacagagagagagaaagagagggagagaagggggggaggagtaggaagcatcaactcccatatgtgccttgaccaggtaagcccagggttttgaaccggcaacctcagcgtttccaggttgacgctctatccactgcaccatcacaggtcaggctccttgtcATTCTTTACCATCACTTGAGGGCTCATGGGATGGAAAGAGCCCCGGCCTGGGTGGTTGAAGCCTTGAGATCAGAGTCGGACCTTACATCAGAGATCTTCACGGTCTTTAGCAGGACTGGGGGGTGTTCAGATGAATGTGGTTTTCAGACTGGCGGCTCCGTGGTCCTCAGAATGGGTGGACAGGATGCTAGGGGCAGAGGATGTTAGGGGTCGACGTGACCCTCCAGACAGAAGTGATGATGACACAGGAAGCGACCGCACgagaagtgaaaaagaaagatTCGAGAGCTGTCCAGGAGGCGGACCTAGACCGGGATAGATGAGGGAGCAGGTGGGACTCCCGTCCGCGTCTCAGGTTGGGGAGCCCAAAGATAACTGGACACGTGGGGAGGAGGCGTTGATTCCAGCAGAAAGATGACTCCTTTGGCTGCGGCCACACTGTCCAGAAGTGCCAGGGACACCCCAAGGGAAAGCCCAAGAAGCGGACGGACACACGAGTCACCGACCACTCCTCCGCTCTCTCACACTCAGCCACGCTGGCCTCTTTTCTGGTCTCCCAGCAAGGGGATGCTAACGACGACACGAAGGAAGTGTAGGAGGAAGGACAGACTGGTCCAAAGTGTTCCCGGCTGCAAGGCTGGAGAAGAGCAGGGACAGAGACGGCTCGTGGGAGCTGCGTATGAAAAGATTACTGGTGCCTCGGATGAGAGTCAGAGCTTTGAAGGGAGACTGATTCAAAGGAATTGAGGAGAGGAAGGGACTAAGGATGTTGAGACTGTTCATGCCGATACAATTTATGAAAAAATTGAATGCAAGAAGGAAGAAGAACACAGATGCCCAGGATGGGGAAGGTTATCCCTTCCAATAAAACACAGATATGCTCTCACTGTTAGAGACCTTCCGAAGGCTAGCCCAGCCCCTGCACTCCGCATGTGAAGGTACTGAGCCTCGGGGTACAGGGGAATGACTCGCACAAGGTCACAGAGTGACGAAGGGCAAATAAGGACTGAGACATCCCAGGCTTCACAAAAAACCTTGCCCCTTGCTCTTTGGGAGACGCCATTGACCTTGTGAAAATGAGCAGGTTCAGGCTGGTGCTTCTTGACCTTTGCCAAATATGTGACATCGTGTCCAGACCCACCACTGTCTGTCTGCACCTCTATTGCCACCAACCAACATGGCATTGTGCAAGGACAGTCCCAGAGTTCAGGACGGCAAGAACGTTAACTGTAGGGAACCAGCATGTGTCTTCTGGTGAGGACTCACGGGAGGAAGCATCttccacacacacagaaataggaTACCTCTGAGCTCAGGATGAGGCGTTAGATTCCATAAAGAGCTGCATGAGCATTGTGAATGTCCATCTAGTTCGTGACCTGAAGTACAAAGGGCCTTTCTGAATGGGAACCAGCCATCAGGACCTGACTGGGCTCGGGGAGATCCAGCCATTAGCTACCTTCATGTCCTTTGGGGGCAGGTATTAGGTCAAGGCTGACAGTCCTCCGTGGTTAAGGCTCCAAGAATCCAGGTGAATAAGTTCAGGCTCACACACCTGGGACCATCAGAATCGGTCCTGCTGCCCCCGGACCGTGGCGCCACACCACATTCCTgcccggacacacacacacccgctgcCCATCTCAGGCGCCACACCACACTCctgcctggacacacacacacctgtgcccaTCTCAGGCGCCACACCACACTCCTgcccggacacacacac
This genomic interval carries:
- the LOC136308704 gene encoding BPI fold-containing family A member 1-like, giving the protein MFQIRGLIVFCGLLTQTTAQLQGLPLGLDPVLPLVSGPTDLAGSLTGALSNGLLSGGLLDNLRNLPLLNILNLGRDNSGGLVGGLLGRLTSQLSFLKNIVDVQIRSPQLLELGLVQSPDGHRLYVNIPLDLGLDVKTSLVTSLLKLDVKLNITAEIVAVRNENGRIHLILGDCTHPPGNIKIIVLDGVGLLPVQLLLDNLTPFLHITLPGLVQRIVCPLLNNVLGSLDMTLVHDTADQLIHGLQFVIKV